CAGGTTATGGATAACGCTTTGTTCAGTGCACATTTAGGCGCAAATTTTTCTGAAATAAGGTCTGTACCGGAAAAATGGGGGCGAATGGTTGAATCTTGTATCGGTCAAAAACTCATTAACGAGACAAAAGGCAAAGATATAAAAGTATTTTATTGGAGTGGCCGAAACAGGGAAGTGGATTTTGTCCTATCATATGGGGAAAAAATAATAGCAATTGAAGTCAAAAGCGGGGCAAGGAGAACATCTTTGCAGGGTTTGGAAGTTTTTTCTAAAGAGTTTAAAGTTTATAAAACATTACTAGTTGGTAAGGAAGGCATTCCTCTTGAAGATTTTTTATTAATGCCATTAGAAAAATTGTTTGAGTAGTTGTTTTTGAATGGTTCGCTTGATATCTGTTATGGCAAAAAAAGTCCGGCGGGACAGGTCTTGGCCTCGCCATCGTTAAACACATCGCAATGCTTCACCACGGGGCTGTAGATGTTGAAAGCACTTTGGGAATAGGAACTAAATTTACCGTAGAATTGCCAATAAGGTAAGCACCCCTGGGAATCTTCCGATGTACGTTTGTGTAAAACAAAAAGGGAATTGAGATGAAAGAATGGTATGAAGAACTGTTTGCTAATTACGCAAAAACTTATGAAAAAGAGGTTTTCACACAAGGGACCATTCAGGAAGTAGGTTTTATTGAAAAAGAGATAAAGCGCAACAAACGCGTAAAAATACTGGATGTGGGTTGCGGTACCGGCAGGCATTCCGTAGAGCTTGCCAAACGCGGATATAAAGTAACCGGCATAGATCTTTCACCTTCTCAACTAAAGGCCGCTGCCGAAAAAGCCAAAGCCGCCAGGGTAAAAGTAAAGTTTTTGCGAAAGGATGCCCGCAATTTCAGCTTTAAAGATAAGTTCGGCCTTGTTATTATGCTTTGCGAGGGCGGATTTTCACTTATGGAAACGGACGAAGAGAACTACCGCATACTCTATAACTGCTCAAAAGCGCTTAAAAAAGGCGGCAAGCTTATTTTTACAACATTGAACGCTCTTTTTCCGCTGGTAAATTTGCTTAAAAAGTTTTATAAAAAAGGAGCCGTTACAACCAGCACAACAAAGCTTTCTTTTGATATTTCCGAGCTTCGCGAAAAATCCGTTTTAAAGATCCGCGACGATTCGGGAAATAAAAAGATTCTTAAAACCAATGAGCGTTATTATATGCCCTCAGAGCTAACCTGGATGCTTAAATCGCTGGGTTTCAGGAAAACAGATATATTTGGCTGTACGGTCGGCAATTTCAGTAGGAAAGCGGAACCGTCGCCAAACGAATTCGAACTGCTCGTGATAGCGGAAAAGTGAGATGCCATCCCAGATACCGCGTCCGGGATGGCTGTATAGGAAAAGCGGCCTCGGCCTAGTGATAGTTAAACATATCGCGATGCTCCATAAAGGCAGTGTAGATGTCGAAAGCACCCCCGGCCTCGGAACCAAGTTTACGGTGACACTACCGGTAAAATAGGACATAATTTATACAAGTACTTGACATATGATAGGACATATGGTATATTATTAGCGATGTAATACGCAGGATATATGTCCTATGTGCCAAGGAGAAGACAAAAATGAAATTCAAGCAAACAGACAAGGAAAAGCTGCTTAAAATTCTTGCCGAAACAAATATATCCCGTTCAGAACTTGCAAAAAAATTGGAAGTCCCGTATAAAACTGTCTATCGCTGGCTGGATAAAGATGTTAAGCCTCATCCGAGGCAATCCAACGACATAGATCAGCTTTTTAAAGAGTATGTGGATCAAAGAACCGTAGTATATGACCTCAAAAAGAAAATCCCGGATCCGATAAAGCTTCTTAAAGCTAATAAAGAACTAAAGAATACCTTATTTCTTCAAATGACTTATGATTCCAATGCCATCGAAGGGAGTCGGATGACCAAAAAAGAGACTCAAAAAGCTTTTGATGGGGAAAAAGTTCCGGGAAAAGAAATGTTTGAGGTATTTGAGGCTGTTAATCACCGGAATGCTTTACAGTATGTTCTGGATACTATTAAACCCAATTTCCAGATCACCAAAGAGTACATCCTTAAACTTCACGAAATCGTAATGTATAATTTCAATAATAAGCTTCCGGGAAAATACAGGAACGGTTATGTAAATCTTACCAACACGGAAAAAAAGCTTCCTTCGGCCCATGAAGTGCCACTTAAAATGGGGAAGTTTATTGGTAAAGTAAACGAATATGGCGATGATGTTATCGGCAAGATCGCCAGAGGCCATTATGAGTTTGAAGCGATCCATCCTTTTTTTGATGGCAACGGAAGGGTTGGACGTTTGATAATGTTAACACAATGTTTGAGTAAAGGACTTGCTCCCGCAATTATCAAGGTGGAACACAGATACGCTTATTATATGGCTTTAGGCAAAGGCGATGAAGGCGATTTTAAGAATATAGTGCAAATGATCTGTGAAAGTATTTTGGAAGGATACAATCTTTTTTCTGAAGTATTAGAAGATTAGTTGAGCGGGACAGGCCTCGGCCTTGCAATAGTTAAACATATCGCCATGCTTCACCACGGGACCGTAGATGTAGAGAGCACCCTCGGCCTCGGAACGAAGTTTACAGTCACTCTTCCGATTCAACCCTAAGAATCTCTAAACATCCTTAACAAAAACTTAATCCTTCGGCTTAGCTCAGGATTAACATAATCTTAACAATTCCTTTATTAAACCTTAACACTACTTTTCTATACTATTCCTGTAATCAAGCGAAATTGGTCGGAAAAAAATTGGTGTTCCCGGGGAGGGCATTAGAATAGAAATTAGTAATTAGTGATGAGTAATTAGTAGTAGATTCGAAAACGAATTAAGGAGGAAAAAATGAAAAGAGTATTATGGATTTTAATTTCGTGCATAGTTTTAATGTCAAACAAAGTATCATTCGCATCAGAAATTGATATGCTGGTGAATAAACTTGCCGAAAAGAATTTGATAACATATGGCGAGGCTCAGCAGATCATAACGGAATCCAAAGAAACGGTAAGAAAAGAAATCGCGATGGGCAAAGCGGAAACGATGCCTGCATGGATCCAGAACCTTTCAATTAAAGGCGACTTGCGATTACGCCATCAGGTTGACTGGGATTCATCAAAGTCTTACGCGAGAATTAGGGAACGACTTCGTTTAAGGACCGGGTTCGAAACAAGAGTGGTTGAAAATGTGAAAGCAGGGTTTGGGATCGCTACGGGATCTGAAAGCACTGATCTTGTTACTTCGACATCTTCAACTTCAGGATATGCTATTTCGGATGCAGAATGTACTTCAACAAACCATACTTTTGCAGGGCTTGGAAAGGCAATGTTAATGGTTGATTATGCTTACCTTCAGTATGAGCCTGTAAGCTGGATTACTATAACCGGCGGCAAAATGAAATCGGGAACGGAAGTATGGAACACTACTGACCTTCTCTGGGATACGGATATCAACCCGGACGGTGTTGCCGTAAATGTAAACAAAAGCATTAACGAAAAACTGGGTATTCTGTTAAATGGCAGCTGGCTTGCATTTGGTGAAAAGAGTTCTACCCTAAATGCTCCGGATGCATACATTATTCAGCCCGGCGTAAGCTATATGCCGGCCTCAAACATCAGTATCAAGGCTGCGTATGCTGTGCAATCGCTTAATGTAAACGGTAAGAAGATCAGCAGCTTTTTAGGCACGCCTGCATTTGATTATAATGCGTCTAATATAAGTTTGGAAGCGAAAATGTCAGACGTCTATGCCGGATACTGTGTAAAGCTGTACGGGGATACGGTATCAAACGGGGATTCGAAAGTAACTAAAGATAAAGAGGGGCATGTTTACGGAATTAAAATCGGCGATGACAAAGTGTCGGAATTCGGCAAATGGGAATTGGTGTACCTGGACCGCTATATGGAAACAAACGCTTGGCTCAGCAAACTTGAAGATTCCGATTCTTACGGCGGCGTAACAAATCAGAAGGGATACGAAATAATATTCAATATGGGTTTAACGAAATCTTTGGTGCTAGGTATTGACTACTATTCAATGGACAAAATCACCGGCGCAACAAAGACTACGCCGAAACAGCTGGCGCAGGTGGATATGGTTTATAAGTTCTAATAAGGCAGTAATGAGTAATGAGTGATGAGTTCATAGTTTGTAGAAAAGGCAAAACCAAACGCCCAAAGGGCGAGGAGGAAAAAATGAAGATTTTAAAAATATTGTTAGCAGGTTTGATGGTTTGTTCAGCCGCAAACTTAAGTTCATTTGCAGCGAAAAAGGAA
The Elusimicrobiota bacterium genome window above contains:
- a CDS encoding putative porin: MKRVLWILISCIVLMSNKVSFASEIDMLVNKLAEKNLITYGEAQQIITESKETVRKEIAMGKAETMPAWIQNLSIKGDLRLRHQVDWDSSKSYARIRERLRLRTGFETRVVENVKAGFGIATGSESTDLVTSTSSTSGYAISDAECTSTNHTFAGLGKAMLMVDYAYLQYEPVSWITITGGKMKSGTEVWNTTDLLWDTDINPDGVAVNVNKSINEKLGILLNGSWLAFGEKSSTLNAPDAYIIQPGVSYMPASNISIKAAYAVQSLNVNGKKISSFLGTPAFDYNASNISLEAKMSDVYAGYCVKLYGDTVSNGDSKVTKDKEGHVYGIKIGDDKVSEFGKWELVYLDRYMETNAWLSKLEDSDSYGGVTNQKGYEIIFNMGLTKSLVLGIDYYSMDKITGATKTTPKQLAQVDMVYKF
- a CDS encoding methyltransferase domain-containing protein, which gives rise to MKEWYEELFANYAKTYEKEVFTQGTIQEVGFIEKEIKRNKRVKILDVGCGTGRHSVELAKRGYKVTGIDLSPSQLKAAAEKAKAARVKVKFLRKDARNFSFKDKFGLVIMLCEGGFSLMETDEENYRILYNCSKALKKGGKLIFTTLNALFPLVNLLKKFYKKGAVTTSTTKLSFDISELREKSVLKIRDDSGNKKILKTNERYYMPSELTWMLKSLGFRKTDIFGCTVGNFSRKAEPSPNEFELLVIAEK
- a CDS encoding Fic family protein, coding for MFEVFEAVNHRNALQYVLDTIKPNFQITKEYILKLHEIVMYNFNNKLPGKYRNGYVNLTNTEKKLPSAHEVPLKMGKFIGKVNEYGDDVIGKIARGHYEFEAIHPFFDGNGRVGRLIMLTQCLSKGLAPAIIKVEHRYAYYMALGKGDEGDFKNIVQMICESILEGYNLFSEVLED